One genomic window of Opitutia bacterium includes the following:
- a CDS encoding UDP-N-acetylglucosamine--N-acetylmuramyl-(pentapeptide) pyrophosphoryl-undecaprenol N-acetylglucosamine transferase — translation MSRFLIACGGTGGHLAPGIALAEALRARGHDVRLFISHKKVDSRLAEKYPHLTTATVPGAPFGLRPDVLARCVFKQTHGLVFSLKYLAAFRPHAVVGFGGFTNAGVTLAARFLDIPVALHEANRIPGRAVRLLSRFAQRLYLPPGVRLPGRLGLMVRHTGLPVRPEVVRLSRTEARAQLGVDATQKLLVLVGGSQGSGNLNQWVVDNLHALAGEGVQVWCVTGLGKGEASVRELRSKKGEVVRAWFEPFTDRIGVLLSAADLVVSRAGAGTIAELVRCEAPAVLIPYPFAADNHQWANARYFEQQGGGLVIDQNALSLLRQEVFDILFNDWLLNKFRENLHRMAHEDAVATIVTDLEELAQRLPPRRHLRHTPAPASPS, via the coding sequence ATGAGCCGTTTTCTCATCGCCTGTGGCGGCACCGGCGGACACCTCGCGCCGGGCATCGCGCTCGCCGAGGCTCTCCGCGCGCGCGGCCACGACGTGCGCCTGTTCATCTCGCACAAGAAGGTCGATTCGCGCCTCGCGGAGAAATACCCGCACCTCACGACCGCCACCGTGCCCGGCGCGCCGTTCGGCCTACGGCCGGACGTGCTGGCGCGCTGCGTGTTCAAGCAGACGCACGGTCTCGTCTTTTCGCTGAAATACCTCGCGGCGTTCCGCCCGCACGCCGTCGTGGGCTTCGGCGGCTTCACCAACGCCGGCGTCACGCTCGCGGCGCGCTTTCTCGACATTCCCGTCGCGCTCCACGAGGCGAACCGCATTCCCGGCCGTGCCGTGCGCCTGCTCTCGCGTTTCGCGCAGCGACTCTACCTGCCGCCTGGCGTGCGTCTGCCCGGACGACTTGGCCTGATGGTGCGCCACACCGGCTTGCCGGTGCGCCCGGAGGTCGTGCGCCTCTCGCGCACCGAGGCGCGGGCTCAGCTCGGCGTCGACGCGACGCAGAAGCTGCTCGTCCTCGTCGGCGGTAGCCAGGGCTCCGGCAATCTGAATCAATGGGTGGTCGACAACCTCCACGCGCTCGCGGGCGAAGGCGTGCAGGTCTGGTGCGTCACCGGCTTGGGCAAGGGCGAGGCATCCGTCCGCGAACTGCGCTCGAAGAAAGGCGAAGTCGTCCGCGCGTGGTTCGAGCCGTTCACCGACCGCATCGGCGTGCTGCTCTCCGCCGCTGACCTCGTCGTCAGCCGCGCCGGCGCCGGCACGATCGCTGAACTCGTCCGCTGCGAAGCGCCCGCCGTGCTCATCCCGTATCCATTCGCCGCCGACAATCACCAGTGGGCCAATGCGCGCTACTTCGAGCAACAAGGCGGCGGGCTCGTCATCGACCAGAACGCGCTCTCGCTGCTGCGGCAGGAGGTGTTCGACATCCTCTTCAACGACTGGCTCCTGAACAAATTTCGCGAAAACCTGCACCGCATGGCGCACGAGGACGCCGTCGCGACGATCGTCACCGACCTCGAGGAGCTCGCCCAGCGTCTCCCGCCGCGTCGCCATCTCCGGCACACGCCGGCCCCCGCTTCCCCGTCCTGA
- a CDS encoding cell division protein FtsW, which translates to MGLTVLFSASSRALGGPQSYLFKQLIFLALSIGIAWIVARVDLEGMRRFAWILAGVTLFGLVLVRIPHIGVNVKGSWRWLNLGFTRLQVSEFAKLAMVFALSHYLALNQNKMEDLKRGFIYPCLGIGLFAGLIIIEPDFGTAFLCASVGMILLFLAGGRLKFILPSVAFALMGFVLLVLHNPNRLRRITAFMDVEANRSEGAYQLWQAILAFAAGGVDGVGIGNGRQQQSFLPEAHTDFIFAIMGEEMGLIFTLLTVILFIALFVAGLMHVRRAPNLFQFLLVTGCLLLISLQAIINLMVVTGMMPTKGMSLPFISAGGSNLLLMGFLIGVIINTARTWERPKPLERKRALAEIEA; encoded by the coding sequence ATGGGACTGACCGTGCTGTTTAGCGCCAGCTCGCGCGCGTTGGGTGGCCCGCAGTCGTATCTGTTCAAGCAACTCATCTTCCTCGCGCTCTCGATCGGCATCGCCTGGATCGTGGCGCGCGTCGACCTGGAAGGCATGCGACGGTTCGCCTGGATTCTCGCCGGGGTGACCCTGTTCGGTTTGGTGCTCGTGCGCATCCCCCACATTGGCGTCAACGTGAAGGGCAGCTGGCGCTGGTTGAATCTCGGCTTCACGCGCCTGCAGGTCTCCGAATTCGCCAAACTCGCGATGGTCTTCGCGCTGTCGCACTACCTCGCGCTCAACCAGAACAAGATGGAGGACCTGAAGCGCGGTTTCATTTACCCGTGCCTCGGCATCGGCCTTTTCGCCGGTCTGATCATCATCGAGCCCGATTTCGGCACCGCGTTCCTCTGCGCGAGCGTGGGCATGATCCTGCTCTTCCTCGCGGGCGGGCGCCTCAAGTTCATCCTCCCGAGCGTGGCGTTCGCGCTCATGGGTTTCGTGCTGCTCGTGCTGCACAACCCGAACCGCTTGCGCCGCATCACGGCCTTCATGGACGTCGAGGCGAACCGCAGCGAGGGCGCGTATCAGCTCTGGCAGGCCATCCTCGCCTTCGCGGCGGGCGGCGTCGACGGCGTCGGCATCGGCAACGGTCGGCAACAGCAGTCGTTTCTCCCGGAGGCGCACACCGATTTCATTTTCGCGATCATGGGCGAGGAGATGGGCCTGATCTTCACACTGCTCACCGTGATCCTCTTCATCGCCTTGTTCGTCGCCGGGCTCATGCACGTGCGCCGAGCGCCGAATCTCTTTCAATTTCTCCTCGTGACCGGCTGCCTGCTCCTGATCAGCCTGCAGGCGATCATCAACCTCATGGTCGTGACCGGCATGATGCCCACCAAGGGCATGTCGCTGCCTTTCATCAGCGCCGGCGGCTCCAATCTCCTGCTGATGGGATTCCTCATCGGCGTCATCATCAACACCGCGCGCACGTGGGAGCGGCCGAAGCCGCTCGAGCGCAAGCGCGCGCTGGCGGAAATCGAAGCGTAA
- a CDS encoding LysM peptidoglycan-binding domain-containing protein, whose translation MKILQIFGYVVAVHVVAFIVIFASPGCQSSPRNVPTPDATVPTASGDAGSPVAYNPAPVDTGAVSYAPAPQPGRAEPTRPGSPNAVAVTPAKAAEEVAPVSTYTVGRGDSLWSIAKKNHMTVAELAKANSLAVGATLKPGQKLIVPGKVVPKDLAAAPATSTPAATTPAATAPARSADAVTHVVQSGESLGTIARRYQVTVGELAAANSITDPTKVRAGQKLVIPGFKAVPQKSTATKTPATKSSSATKAAAPASTSATQPAAEPTVSTAPHFEIAPPPPGQDLDAGLKDQPTDVPTIKVDESKTQTPPKG comes from the coding sequence ATGAAAATCCTGCAGATATTCGGTTACGTGGTCGCCGTCCACGTAGTTGCGTTTATCGTCATTTTCGCCAGCCCGGGTTGCCAATCGAGCCCGCGCAACGTTCCGACGCCGGACGCCACCGTGCCCACCGCCAGCGGTGATGCCGGCAGTCCCGTTGCCTACAACCCCGCTCCGGTCGACACCGGTGCCGTGAGCTACGCGCCCGCGCCGCAACCCGGCCGCGCCGAGCCCACGCGCCCCGGCTCGCCGAACGCCGTGGCGGTGACGCCGGCCAAGGCCGCCGAGGAAGTCGCGCCGGTCAGCACCTACACCGTCGGTCGCGGCGACAGCCTCTGGAGCATCGCGAAGAAAAATCACATGACCGTGGCCGAGCTCGCGAAGGCCAACAGCCTCGCCGTGGGCGCGACCTTGAAGCCGGGCCAGAAACTCATCGTCCCGGGCAAAGTCGTCCCGAAGGACCTCGCCGCCGCGCCCGCGACGAGCACGCCGGCTGCCACGACACCCGCCGCCACCGCCCCGGCTCGCAGCGCTGACGCGGTCACCCACGTCGTTCAGTCCGGCGAGAGCCTCGGCACGATCGCGCGCCGCTACCAAGTCACGGTCGGCGAACTCGCCGCCGCCAACAGCATCACCGACCCGACCAAGGTCCGCGCCGGCCAGAAGCTCGTCATCCCGGGTTTCAAGGCCGTCCCGCAAAAATCCACCGCCACGAAGACGCCCGCGACGAAGAGCAGCAGCGCCACCAAAGCCGCGGCTCCGGCCAGCACCTCCGCGACGCAACCGGCCGCCGAACCCACCGTCAGCACCGCCCCGCATTTTGAAATCGCCCCGCCGCCTCCGGGCCAGGATCTCGACGCCGGCTTGAAGGACCAGCCGACCGACGTCCCGACGATCAAGGTGGACGAATCGAAGACGCAGACGCCGCCCAAGGGCTAA
- a CDS encoding phospho-N-acetylmuramoyl-pentapeptide-transferase codes for MLSYLADYEQYFGPLRLFASQTFRIIMGSATALIIGFIIGPMLIRKFRELKFGHGYIDERTGALGATYFDKKHTPTMGGLIIFLSVFLSSALWARPNIWVFVALFVYAALTVPGWRDDYLKVVHKNKDGIKAWEKIGWQSLATGVALAALLWHPTSAQKIRELWVPFFKDAVMAHMPWWLLLVLIYLWIVGFSNAINLTDGLDGLAVGCTITVALVLGIMAYIAGNSIFSEYLLLSHVPGAGELTVVCGALIGGCMAFLWFNSHPAEVFMGDTGSLALGGLIGVIAFMIHQPLTLVIIGGVFVMELLSVVFQVSWFKFTKRRYGEGRRLFRMAPIHHHFQKLGWPETKVVLRFWVLSLGFALMGLATLKLR; via the coding sequence ATGCTGAGCTACCTCGCCGACTACGAGCAATACTTCGGACCGCTGCGCCTCTTCGCGTCGCAGACGTTCCGCATCATCATGGGTTCGGCCACGGCGCTGATCATCGGGTTCATCATCGGACCGATGTTGATCCGCAAATTCCGCGAGTTGAAATTCGGCCACGGCTACATCGACGAACGCACCGGCGCGCTCGGCGCGACCTACTTCGACAAGAAGCACACGCCGACGATGGGCGGGCTGATCATCTTCCTCTCCGTGTTTCTCAGCAGCGCGCTCTGGGCGCGGCCCAACATCTGGGTCTTCGTCGCGCTGTTCGTCTACGCTGCGCTCACCGTTCCCGGCTGGCGCGACGACTACCTGAAGGTCGTCCACAAGAACAAGGACGGCATCAAGGCCTGGGAAAAGATCGGCTGGCAGTCGCTCGCGACCGGCGTCGCCCTCGCCGCGCTCCTCTGGCATCCGACCAGCGCGCAGAAAATTCGCGAGCTCTGGGTGCCGTTCTTCAAGGACGCCGTCATGGCCCACATGCCGTGGTGGCTGCTGCTCGTGTTGATCTATCTCTGGATCGTCGGCTTCTCGAACGCCATCAATCTCACTGACGGCCTCGATGGCCTCGCGGTCGGTTGCACGATCACGGTCGCGCTCGTGCTCGGCATCATGGCCTACATCGCGGGCAACTCGATCTTCTCGGAATACCTGCTGCTCAGCCACGTGCCCGGCGCGGGCGAACTCACGGTCGTGTGTGGCGCGCTCATCGGCGGCTGCATGGCGTTCCTGTGGTTCAATTCGCATCCGGCCGAGGTGTTCATGGGCGACACCGGCTCGCTCGCGCTCGGCGGGCTCATCGGCGTCATCGCCTTCATGATCCATCAGCCGCTCACCCTCGTGATAATCGGCGGCGTGTTCGTGATGGAGCTGCTCTCGGTCGTTTTCCAAGTGAGCTGGTTCAAGTTCACCAAGCGCCGCTACGGCGAGGGCCGCCGGCTCTTCCGCATGGCGCCGATCCATCACCATTTTCAGAAGCTCGGCTGGCCGGAGACCAAGGTCGTGCTGCGCTTCTGGGTTCTCTCCCTCGGCTTCGCCCTCATGGGCCTGGCCACGCTGAAACTCCGCTAA
- a CDS encoding UDP-N-acetylmuramoyl-tripeptide--D-alanyl-D-alanine ligase, with amino-acid sequence MREFIPQSLASWTGGRWTTMPVSSLSGFNQDTRTLSAGQVFVALKTDKRDGHDFLADAAAQGAAAALVAREISDSALPQLVVADPLRAFQAIAAAHRRAFPGRVVGITGSAGKTSTKDLVALLLGDVAGVADPGPVSARPATTPSSPVFKTQGNLNNFIGVPLTLTQLDPAAHAAAVIEAGINMPGEMRDLAGMIQPDHAIVTFVGPAHLEKLGSLNGVAAEKVQLLTAVRAGGLQVFPVSCWQYEAFRSLANPLVLVPANEAMVRVDGQTIVFTVLHRPDRTEVTLGAKRTFILRRVSGGMAQNAALALALASELGVDDATLQQRLATWQPSKWRGEMQRVGEAEVYCDFYNANPASMTDAIAAFASLARPELPRLYVLGGMEELGAQAAEFHQQLGRTILLRPGDFLFTIGTHAAALREGLLENGNDPAQIAVVTDVAPVRARLASFKGTAFLKGSRRYRLETILDPHADTH; translated from the coding sequence ATGCGTGAGTTCATCCCGCAGTCGCTCGCGTCTTGGACCGGTGGTCGTTGGACAACGATGCCGGTCTCGTCGCTTTCGGGCTTCAATCAGGACACCCGCACGCTGTCCGCCGGCCAGGTTTTCGTCGCGCTGAAGACCGACAAACGCGACGGCCACGATTTCCTCGCGGATGCCGCCGCGCAAGGCGCCGCCGCCGCGCTGGTCGCGCGCGAGATTTCCGACTCCGCGCTTCCGCAACTCGTCGTCGCCGATCCGCTCCGCGCCTTTCAAGCCATCGCCGCCGCGCACCGCCGCGCTTTCCCGGGCCGCGTCGTCGGCATCACCGGCAGCGCCGGCAAAACTTCGACGAAGGACCTCGTCGCGCTCCTGCTCGGCGATGTAGCCGGGGTCGCTGACCCCGGCCCGGTCTCAGCGAGACCGGCGACAACGCCGAGCTCCCCGGTTTTCAAAACCCAAGGCAATCTCAACAACTTCATCGGCGTCCCGCTCACGCTCACGCAACTCGACCCGGCCGCGCACGCCGCCGCCGTGATCGAGGCCGGCATCAACATGCCCGGCGAAATGCGCGACCTCGCGGGCATGATCCAGCCTGACCACGCGATCGTGACGTTCGTCGGCCCGGCGCACCTCGAGAAGCTCGGCTCGCTCAATGGCGTCGCGGCGGAGAAAGTCCAGTTGCTCACCGCCGTGCGCGCGGGCGGCCTGCAGGTTTTTCCGGTGTCGTGCTGGCAATACGAGGCCTTCCGTTCGCTCGCGAACCCGCTCGTGCTCGTGCCGGCGAACGAGGCGATGGTGCGTGTCGACGGACAGACGATCGTTTTCACGGTCCTGCATCGTCCTGATCGCACCGAGGTCACGCTTGGCGCGAAGCGCACGTTCATTCTCCGTCGCGTGTCCGGTGGCATGGCGCAAAACGCCGCGCTCGCTCTCGCGCTCGCCTCCGAACTCGGCGTCGATGACGCGACGCTGCAGCAGCGCCTCGCCACGTGGCAGCCGTCGAAATGGCGCGGCGAGATGCAGCGGGTGGGGGAGGCGGAGGTCTACTGCGATTTCTACAACGCCAATCCCGCCTCGATGACCGACGCCATCGCGGCTTTCGCGAGCCTCGCGCGGCCGGAACTGCCGCGCCTCTACGTGCTCGGCGGCATGGAGGAACTCGGCGCGCAGGCGGCGGAGTTCCATCAACAGCTCGGCCGCACGATCCTGCTTCGGCCGGGCGATTTCCTTTTCACGATCGGCACGCACGCCGCCGCGTTGCGCGAAGGCCTCCTCGAAAACGGCAACGACCCCGCGCAGATCGCGGTCGTCACCGACGTCGCGCCCGTCCGCGCCCGTCTCGCGTCTTTCAAGGGCACCGCGTTCCTCAAGGGCAGCCGCCGCTACCGCCTCGAAACCATCCTCGATCCCCACGCCGACACGCACTGA
- a CDS encoding UDP-N-acetylmuramoyl-L-alanyl-D-glutamate--2,6-diaminopimelate ligase, which translates to MIGYLTPNYPLIAAFRSLPATRRRPVDRASQQIFKMAPKLSDFLNDDEIVASKGDLDRPISGLAIDSRRVMHGNLFFAVKGRRADGNLFIDEAINRGAVAIIAEKIPAVTSQRVTYVQVADVRRALARVSQRFFKFPDRSLDLVGVTGTNGKTTVAALAKHLLSTEHQRVGLIGTVNYDLGARVVPSYRTTPEALDLFGMLAQMRDAGCRQAVMEVSSHGLDQQRVLGMQFGVAVFTNLTQDHLDYHGSMDAYFAVKARLFRGETAPAPRAVAINLDDAHGRRLASEVPAGMKLVTFGEASDATIRAENVRLSFQSAALTLVWPEGRAEIESPLIGRYNVSNLLAAFAACYALGRDPQIIAKRLKSFAGVSGRMERIDAGQPFNVLVDYAHTDDALRNSLSMLKAITPGRLFVVFGCGGNRDRAKRALMTAAVQEFADAAFATADNPRNEPLLQIFSDMKPGVTAPAKITFVEDRRRAISLALDAARAGDCLLIAGKGHETFQELADTVVPFDDRQVARELIGIKQLKPV; encoded by the coding sequence ATGATCGGCTATCTCACGCCCAATTACCCGCTCATCGCGGCCTTTCGCTCGCTGCCGGCCACTCGCCGCCGGCCGGTCGACCGTGCGTCCCAACAAATCTTCAAGATGGCCCCGAAGCTCTCCGACTTCCTCAACGACGACGAAATCGTCGCGAGCAAGGGCGATCTCGACCGCCCCATCTCCGGCCTCGCGATCGACAGCCGCCGCGTGATGCACGGCAACCTCTTCTTCGCGGTCAAAGGCCGCCGCGCTGACGGCAACCTCTTCATCGACGAGGCGATCAACCGCGGCGCCGTGGCGATCATCGCGGAAAAAATTCCCGCCGTCACTTCGCAGCGCGTCACCTACGTGCAGGTCGCCGACGTTCGCCGCGCGCTCGCGCGCGTCTCGCAGCGCTTCTTCAAGTTCCCGGACCGCTCGCTCGACCTCGTCGGCGTCACCGGCACCAACGGCAAGACCACCGTCGCCGCGCTCGCCAAGCACCTGCTCTCGACCGAGCACCAGCGCGTCGGCCTCATCGGCACCGTGAACTACGACCTCGGCGCGCGCGTCGTGCCCTCGTATCGCACCACGCCCGAGGCGCTCGATCTCTTCGGCATGCTCGCGCAGATGCGCGACGCCGGCTGCCGGCAGGCCGTGATGGAAGTCAGCTCGCACGGCCTCGATCAGCAGCGCGTGCTCGGTATGCAGTTCGGCGTCGCGGTGTTCACCAACCTCACGCAGGACCACCTCGATTACCACGGTTCGATGGACGCCTATTTCGCGGTGAAGGCGCGCCTCTTCCGCGGCGAAACCGCGCCCGCGCCGCGCGCCGTCGCGATCAATCTCGACGACGCCCACGGCCGCCGTCTGGCCAGCGAAGTGCCTGCCGGCATGAAGCTCGTCACCTTCGGCGAAGCATCCGACGCGACGATCCGCGCCGAAAACGTCCGTCTCTCGTTCCAGAGCGCCGCGCTCACGCTCGTCTGGCCCGAGGGCCGCGCCGAAATCGAGAGCCCGCTCATCGGCCGCTACAACGTCTCCAATCTCCTCGCCGCCTTCGCCGCCTGCTACGCGCTCGGCCGCGATCCGCAGATCATCGCGAAGCGCCTCAAGTCCTTCGCTGGCGTCTCCGGTCGCATGGAGCGCATCGACGCCGGCCAGCCGTTCAACGTGCTCGTCGACTACGCGCACACCGACGACGCCCTCCGCAACTCGCTGAGCATGCTCAAGGCGATCACGCCCGGCCGGCTCTTCGTCGTCTTCGGCTGCGGTGGCAACCGCGACCGCGCCAAGCGCGCGCTCATGACCGCCGCCGTGCAGGAGTTCGCCGACGCCGCGTTCGCCACCGCCGACAACCCGCGCAACGAGCCTCTGCTGCAGATTTTCTCCGACATGAAGCCCGGCGTGACGGCGCCCGCGAAGATCACCTTCGTCGAGGACCGCCGCCGCGCCATCAGCCTCGCGCTCGACGCCGCGCGCGCGGGCGATTGCCTGCTCATCGCCGGCAAGGGCCACGAAACTTTCCAGGAACTCGCGGACACCGTCGTGCCGTTCGACGACCGGCAGGTCGCCCGCGAACTCATCGGCATCAAGCAGCTGAAGCCGGTCTGA